The window gggattttttccttctaattcaTTataatgtgggttttttcatgtattttttaataatcatCTGAAAAGCCACTTTGCAGCACAACGCTGTTTCGACCTTGTTTTCAGTCGGGTAATTGTGCAGTGAGTGGATAAATGCTTTCTCAGCTGAGAACAAGAGGAACCATTAAGCATCAAGCTCCTGACCTAAATTTATGTTCAGGGCAGCTGGAGAAGCAAAGGACTGATGCCTGCTCCCCTTGCCACTCTGATGGACAGGCTGGATATGGCACCTTGTGCAGGGACACAGAAATGGTGCTCTGCATCTATGAGGCTCTGTGAGGCACAGAGGTGATCCTAAGGACTTCAGCCCAAGgaacctggtctaatggaaggtgcccctgcctgtggcaggaggcttggaatgagatgatctttaaggtctctcccaacccaaacccttccatcATTCTGTGTCAAAACCTGGCTGCCCATCAGCTATTGCGTTGATGATGCTTAGTGGCCAAAACTGAACCATGCCCCCTTTTCCCAATTTTTTCATTCCCCAGGAGAATAGGGAGGGAAAGGGGTCCAGCCTCAAGGATTCAGTGCTTGGAAGTACTggaatgtaaaaacaaaaaaaaaacaacaataaaagcaTTATCATGTCTTGTTCCTCCTTCTGTGCAAATGCCTTTCCTACAATTTCCTTAATTCAGGTTTTCCTCTGCAACATTTTCTTGGAAGGTAAAAAGAACAGCAGCTGCCCACCCCCTTCACCCGAATCAGAACAAAACCTCAATATTTCTGGGCTCATAACTTTTCCCATTAGTTTCTTTTGGCTGCATCACCCCAGCTCAAAAATCCTAGTGGACATGTCACAATGGGAGGAAAGGACTTGGTGTTCACTTTGCTTCTGTTCTGGTCACACTCCACCCCACACAGACACAAGGTTAGGGTAATTTTGGGACTGTGGTGAGGAAGGTGATGTGTTTAATGTTGCCCATGCAAAAGATGCAAAATAACAGCTGGTCCACAAAAAACACAATAGCAGGAATGGCCTCATCAGCCAGCAGGTTTCCCGTGTCATTAATTCCCATTTAAAGGTGGGAATGGTCAAAGCATCTACCCTTGAGGGAAGTATatcccagggagctggggaatAGCATCACAAGATAAATAAAGGACCACAGAAGCAAAGTGACACATTTCTACTACCTTAGTTACTTTTCTAAATGATGGTTTTATGCCAAAGGTGGATGAGCAGCATTTTCTCAATAGGGAAAGTGGGAAAGGATCTTCTCTACAAAGCCCCCCTTTTAAATGAAGTttgctgaaattttattttctgtaggaATTCTGTATCCTAAAGAACTTGTATGGGAGGAGGCTGGAGAGATAACACAAACACCTCTACTGACCCCACAACCCTCTATGGACACTCAGAAGCCCAGGCCCTTTCCCATCCCAAAAGAATCCCACTCAAGTCACATCCGGACCATCACTCACCACAGACCCAATCACCACTGACAAATCCCCATTTTCTGGAGAGCACACATGGATTGGAAGACCcctgcctcccaaaaaaacACCACCCAAACGAAAAGCCCCATCTATCCATTGTGAGAGTCAAACTCCTTTCAAATGATGAAGGgaacatacacaaaaaaaaaaagccacagaagTCAGATTtatggttttgttctttttttctttttttattacaaaaaaaactATTCGGAAGAAGTCCAAATGCAACGGAATATAACTGGCACCATCTAAGATACCCAAGTGTAAAATCCCGGAACGTCTGAACTCCCCAGCATgagctgggggtgccagggctggcagggaggcacAGGTGgcctctcccttctcccagccctcTCATGGCTGAATGGCAGGCAGCCCAAGAGCCAGGACACAACAGTGGCATCAACGGTCTCTGTAAAACCAGTCAGTTTGAGAAACTAAGaacattatggaaaaaaatctaaaactttttttttcctttatcaaaAGCCCTGCTTTAGTGACATGCTAGCCCTGCTGGAAAGATAAcacacccacagctctgcccgAAACACGGGGAAGTTGACCGGTCAACTCTTAATTCAGGACACCTTCCTCCTCTTGATCTACACACTTGTGAGTGCATTGTGGCCACTCAAGTTACAACAATGCTTCTACGGGCAACCAATTCTGGGAGCTGCATCCTGCAAACTCCACTTCATGCTGAAACAAATCTCATCTGAGTCTCCTCCACTGAGCCCTCCAAGCTCACCCTCAGTCCCACCTGGAGGCCCTCCAACAGCATCCGCaagagctctgcctgctccagctggatgaGGCATTGGAACGtcatctctttttaaaaaaaacactttcatatatatttttttgctgtttttatatttaaatagaaaaatactaCTTCACTCTGTGTTATGAGCCAGAGATCAGTTGACTTCCAGTGACAGAACCAGGAGTTCTCCTCAATGCTCTTAAGCCGAGCTCAATGCCAGAAGATTCCCAGAAACTTCAGAGTGACCAAAGGGTGATGAACTCCTCATCATCTCCCTATATGGGCAGGAGCACATGGGGCTCCATCACAGCTCCCATCTTCCTTCTCCACAGAAAGGCACCAGCCTCAGAGAACTGTCAGTCTGCAGAGAGCCAGCAGTGGAGGACGGACAGCCCAAATCTGACTGTCAGGGAAGTCAGCTACAGTTTTAAGCTTTCCACTCTCCTACTGGCTTTCTGCGTGTGCAGTCTATCCCTGGAAGCCACTGGATCCCATCAGATGTACACATGaattagacaaaaaaaataaaacagtggtTAAAAGTTCTCTAACATCCTCTCCTCCTCTCGTCTTCTGAAGAGTCAACGACAAACAGACATCGATAAAACTAAATTTGCCCTCCTCCCCACCTCAAGACAACAAGAGTTACTGAGACACAAAACATGTTATCTTGTACCCTTGGGACTAAATCTAGAAGGGAAGTTTAGGGGTGCGGGAAGCGTGGGGAGAAGGCGGTGTCTGTGGGCGCAGTCTGCTTAGTTCTTGTACTCAAAAGGCTCATCTCCGGTTTCGTTGAGGAGACACGTGCGGACGAGGGCCTCTGTCACAGCATAAGGATCACAGTTGGCAGAGGGCCGGCGGTCCTCGAAGTAGCCCTTCTTCTCATGGCCCACGTTCCTGGGGATGCGGATGCTGGCGCCGCGGTTGGCCACGCCAGCGGAGAACTCGTTGATGTTGGATGTCTCATGGAAACCCGTCAGGCGCCTGGCATTGTCCAGCCCCCCCTTGGGGTCATAGGCACGGATGTGGTACTGGTGACGCTTGCTCAGCTTCTCAATGGCCTCTTCAATGTGcctgtggagggagggagggagaggggaaggcacagtgagtgtctgagggacaggatgggctGAGCCTCTCTGGGCTGTTGTGTCAAAGCAACATGAGATTCAGTGCTGTCCCCAAGCCACTTCACGATGATGCCTTATGCCCCCTACAACGCACTCTGCTCATCATCCCTACACTGGGCTTCTCTGCACTTCTGCTACTGACCCAGCCTGCTTCTTGGGAAAGCATCTTCATGGCCAAATCCCACAGGATCCCTTGGGAGTGCTGTCTGTGAGACACTTCAGTTCAACCCACAGCCAAACCTCCCAGGCACACTACCACTGGAGAACCTGCTCTCAGAGGGGAGATTCCTCAATACTGAAGTTTCTATTTGTGAAgttcacacagacacacgtTGGCTCAGGGCATCACCAGGATTAAGGCAAGAAAACAGGGTTGCCAGGAGGAATCCCTTCACAGAGCTCCACTGCAACCCAGTGCCGTAGGGTCCCTGCCAGCACTCAGCATACCAGTCCCATACAGGAACTCAGTGTTTCCATTTACAGGATCTTCATCTTTAAGAAAACATGGCATCTGTTTCCACAGCCTTGCCTATGGTCTTTCTCTTTCATCAtagttataaaaaaattattaaaaattaattaaaaaaacttttaaaaaaacttatGCTGAATTTATTTGTTTCCAGCACCGGCAGATTAAGAGCTGGGCAGGCTGTTAGGAGCAGTTGCATCTTGGCACTTGTGCTTCCGTCAGCACTGATGGAACTGTACTGCTGGCTCAGTTGCCCACCCAGCATCAAGATGAGAGTGTATtgttatataaaatatatatataaaaaaacccaaaccaataaagcaaccaaaaaaaatcatctggaAGAAAGGCTTAAGGATAACCCCAAACACCAGAGCAACATCTTCTGTGTCATCACAAGCTTTGCAAAATCTTGCTGCCTCATACACAGATGCCACTGGCCCATCTCAGAACACTTACTTGAGACCTCCGTCTTCCCTCATGCTCTTGGTGCTGAAGTTGGTGTGACAGCCAGCACCGTTCCAGTTCCCAGGGATGGGTTTGGGATCGAAGGACACAATGACACCGAAGTCTTCACACACCCGATGGAGAATGAAGCGTGCGATCCAGAGGTGATCCCCCATCTCAATCCCTTCGCATGGTCCCACCTGGAACTCCCACTGTAAGGAGGAGTCACAGGCTCAGTGGTGCAGAAACACTCGCTGTGAGGCACCTCCCATTCCCTCATCCTTCATGCAACTACACAACTCAGTGCAGGCAGCCAGAGCTCTCGCTGCCTGGGATTTTTCCATACTACTATCTCGTTCCATGAGACATCTAAAACATTTTACCTGGGCTGGCATCACTTCTGCATTGGTTCCTCCAATTTTCACGCCAGCATAAAGGCATGCTCGGTAGTGAGCCTCCACAATGTCTCTGCCATAGGCTTTGTCTGCACCTACACCACAGTAGTATGGACCTGCAACAGCACAGGTGAACATCAGCTTCCATGAGGGAATCACTTTAATTCAGTGAAGACCATGAACACACAGGGAGGAAGAACTCTCCAAAGGCTTGGGGGTGTAGAAAAGCcccaaaatctgcttttcatGGAAGGATTAGCAGAGTAGAACATTGATGGAGAGCAAGTCCCCCAAAGGTTTAAGTCCCCCGCAGACTAACAAACTTTGCAGCAAATTTGGATGTGGCCAATCCCCACCTCGGCCCTTCTGTAACAATCTCAATCTCATGGTTAATTTTTGCCAATATCCCACTTGCTATTGTCCACCATTGGCTCTAGAAACACCTCAAATCTTTCAGCTCGCCTGAAGCTGTGTCACACAGGTTACAGTGTAAATGCTCCTAACTTGGTCCAGCACAGGCTCCCAGAAGGTTACCTTGGGGTCCAGGGAAGCCATTGGAAGGCCAGCCAAATGGATGTCCATCTGTCCCAAGGAGAGTGTATTCTTGCTCCATCCCAAACCAGGGGTGCTGGTTGGACACCATGTCCATAATCCTCCTGCAGGTGTGTCGGAGATTTGACTCTAGAATGGAGAAGTGTCACAAGGCTTATGAGCACCTACACCTCTACTTcccatttccattttatttacagttttgagtcccagcagcactggtgaAGAATCCCAGGCCCAGCCCTTTCTCCACTGCCAACACTTTGTTTGCCCTTTACTTTCAGTGCAGGGATTATTTTTGTGTCATGAGTGATGATAAGGGCATGGACAGCATTTGGATcgctcttcccttcccctccccagaccCACCATCTCCatcagggaaagggagaaggtcCATTCACCTGCAGACTGGCGGTTGTATTTGAAGACCTCACAGAGAACTAGTTTATTGGGATCCTTACGAAAAGGGTCCCGAAACATGGCAGCAGGTCGCAGGTACATATCGCTGTTGGAGCCTTCAGactggaaggtgctggagcCATCGAAATTCCACTCAGGCAGAtctggagcagagagaggaacaAGTCACACTGATCCAGGGTACCTGGTCACCAGAGGATGAGctccctgctgccttccagtAAGACAGAGGTGAAGATGCTTATAGAGAGCAGGCCTACAAAGAGTTTAATCCCAGCTCAGCTGATTTTGTTCCAAATGGGGGAAGCAAAAAAGCCCAAAATAAGCAAAAACAGAGGAGTGTAACTCCCCAGCCACCCTGGGAAATAACAAGTTGCTGGGCTGCTGGCCAAGCCTGAGTGAactgagcagcactgaggacATTTCCCATGTCACAACAACCATGGGGATGAGCAGAGTACCCAGTCTCCTCGGCTAAGCAAGctgggggagggcagagcaTGACATATTCAAGCTATGGGAATGAGGGAAGCTATGGAATACCCTTATCCATGTTACATGACCTGAAGAAGGTGGGAAAGTAAACCATATATAGGTGCAATCTCATGGTGGGGGCACACTCGCCCAcccctctgggctctgtgctgcccTCCAGGTCAAAGCACAGCGGGAGCAGCAGTGAACTCCACCCGGGCAATGTTATCTCCTCCACATCCCAAGGGGAAAGCGGGAGGATGGGAAGCACAATGATTTCAAAGGAGCTGTGCCAACCACTCCCttgcagggaaaaggggaaaggaggggggggggggaacattaaaaaaaaaaagataattctgCTCAGTCACAcacagtattttcatttcataacTGTCTCCAGCCAGCACCATGGCAACCTGGGGAAAATCCTAATGCTATTATTGTGTAAGCTGGGACTGTTTGTTCTGAGGGACACAAGCTCTTAATTACACCGGATAGCTCCATTCTTTCCCCTCCACTTTCTTCTGCCAAACTACTTCCGGCCAAAGCGAGTACTCGGGAGTCAATGGGCCATCGAGCCCTTGCCAACAGCCCCCAGCCCTTGCCAACAGCCCCCTCCACAGTGGGGACAGCACCAAGGACAGACTCCCAGCCCTCAGGCATCCAACTGAAACTCCACATCTGGAGAGCTGGGAACATTCCCCTGGGGTTTCTGGGGAAAGAGGTAGCCAGAAGAGGGTGAGGAGGAATGTCTTCCCTAAATACTATCCTTCTtccacagaaagagaaaatagcaTCCTTTCTCCACccagtgagaggctgtgagtCCTGCACGTGTCCTCTCACCTTCAAGGCTCTTGGGCTCGTGGTCCAGTGTGCGGGTTTTGCAGCGGAGGTGCTCCCCTGTCCCATCAATCCAGATGTACATGGCTTGGACCTTCTCCCCTTGTGGCAGCTTCATGTACATGTGCTTGATGGCTTTGCTCAGGTGGGAGCTCGCCGAGGTGGCCATGGCTGCAGTCCTGACAAGGGGGTTCCTGCAGGGAGAAATCAGAAACAACTCTAACTTTGAGCCCTTCCTGCGATCCCAAATTTttcacacacacccccagccagggaggagcaggagacagCTTGGCCACAGGGCTGGCTGCCATCTCCAGCGGTTCCATGTCATTCCTCAGGAagaacacacagcagctcatgCAGATGCTGGCAGCCAGGAAAGCCCTGCTACAGGAACGATCCCTTCAAAGAGTCCTATTTATACCCAAACTCCTGCCAATAAACTAGGTCTCATCCTCTGTGCAACAGACTTCCAAAGTGCTCCTCAGCCCTGAGTGAACTTTTCACCTCCACACTCACCACTGCTCCAGAGCAAGGCTAATGCAAAGAAAGCTTAGCTGGGGCTTTCTTAATAAATCTGATTCATTGAGGAGGGCTTAGACACCCCAGCTGCCTTCTCAGCCCAGATGAGGTTGTCCAAACCTGGTCCCAGGGCAGGAGAACAAGCAACAGGCAGCACAAGCAAGCCCTAAGCACCCGAAGCAGTGATGGGGAGGCCAGAGGGTCTCTGGTCCCagctggtgggagctgcagcatccccacagcccagcacatcCTGGAGCTGGGCTCACAGTGCCAGCCAGCCCGGTTGTGTCAGACCCATGGCAGTCGGGCTCCACGCGTGTTTTCAGGAGCTTGGAAATGCCAACAGTTTGGAAATGTGGAGTGACCTGAGAAGTCGCTCCAACACCCTGTTCACCTGCAGGGGGGCTCGGGCTGAGCCCTCCCTAGACCACCCCTCCGCAGGGGAGCCCCGGAGGGCCCCCATCGCCCCACTCCCCTGCCAGAAGCATCACCCACACGTGCATCTCCTAGCAGGGAGGCGATATCCCCACGTTTGCAGCGAGCAGCTGAAGAGCCTcgtggagggaaaaaaccccacaaactgcAAAGCGAATGTTTTCAACAGCAAACTCGAGCAGCGACTtcctcctccaccaccaccacccctccTTCCCCCAAAGGAGGCATTTTCTCCCTGGAAGGTCTGGCCGCCGGgagccccggggctgcccccgcTGGCCTCCTGTCCAAGGAGGGCTGTGGGGGGTGTCGGCCGGCGGGaccccctccctctctccctgccccggGCCGGTACCTGGGCTCGGCGGCGGCTAcgggcgggcgcggggctcCCACGCTCGGCTCCCCgggccgcgcccgccgcccctTTATGGCGGAgcagcgccggccccgccgcacgGATTGGGCAGCGGGGCGGGACGGGGGGGACACGGGAGGAGGGGGGACAGGCCACCACCCcgcctccctcctcctcctcctgcggCCTCCCCCGGCGAAGGGGGGGAAGCACCCGCGCTTCGCCCTGCACCCGGGGGAGGCGGTGGGTGGGTGCgcaaagcacagagaagagaGGGCAGAAAGCAGAGGGAGGGTGAGTTTGTAGAGGGGTTAAGTCCTTTGAACAAGCCTCCCGCACGGAAAAACAACCTCTCGTCCCCGGGCAGGCGGGAGCGGATCCAGGGCTTTCCGCAGCGTTTACATTAGCGGCTGCCTTGGCATAACTCGCAGGGATGGAAACCAGCCGCCCTGGGTAAACGcggggacagagggagggaccGCAGCCCCACCAagccctgggcacaggctcTGGCTCGGTCACCACGTTTGGGAGCAGGGAAACAGCCTCAACGCCTCGCTTTTTCTCCTTGGAGCAGGTAAAAGCCTCCAGCACCTGGCTTCGCAGACCCTCACTCCAAGGCATAAAGGATCACGGTCGCTGTCAATCGAGGGAGGAAaagtcccccagccccaccacgaGAGCACCTACGTAGCACCCAGGAAACTGCACGCACTGCCCAGTATTTTTCCATCCCCTCGGCTCGCTTGTTGTCCCATCTCCTGTCCAGCCCTCTGCACCTCCCAACCCGGATCCAAGGGGCAGGAGAGCAACGCTAGCACGAGCAGACGGAGCTGCCACCCGTGTGCACACGCTACGCGTACACGCGGGTCCCAGGCCAAGCACACGCCACCCACACGCCTGCCCCGGGGCGACAGGCTCTTGGGCTGCCCCATGCCAGCCTCGGGGAAATGGCACCAAAATCGTTATTCCTCGAGAAACTGGAGCCTCCTGACCATCCACAGCCACCCTACCGCAGACACAGCCACTGTACAGCCAGAATCCAGAGGGAAAATGGCCAAGGAGAGCCAGATcctcagggaggaggaggagtgctGGCTAAAACCTAGCCTTGATTTATTGCCCGTCTCAGGAGCCAGATCCCCACCCTGCCTCCGGGGACAACCTGGCTCATTCCTCGCCACCACCTTGCAGCAGCCATCAGTGTGTGGTAATCCCCTGAGGCTGTCCAGAAGGGAGGTGAAATTCAGGTACTTTTCCCCTCCTGGAATTGCTtggccaaggcagagccatCAACCATTTAAACAGCCCCTGCCCCCCTCAAGACCCCAGAAACTGCCTCCTCCCAGCACCTCAGTTCCTGTGCACAGAGAAATGGTttcaacacagaaaagaaacgCAGTGTTTTACCCACAGAAATGAGCTCAGTATCTCACGTTCAGCCCAAGTTCAGCTGTGGTCACCCAAATGTAACAGCTCAGCTGAAGCAAAAGGAAGTAGGTAGGAGCTGCTGCCGAGGCCCAAAATAGCTCCCATAAAGGGGAGCTGTCAAGCcatgaaaaatataaagcagTGTCCAGCCGTCTTCCCTAGGTTTGCAGTGTTTCTGTAATCGGGACACTGAGAGCTCTGATAGCTCCAAAT of the Pithys albifrons albifrons isolate INPA30051 chromosome 10, PitAlb_v1, whole genome shotgun sequence genome contains:
- the GLUL gene encoding glutamine synthetase, whose product is MATSASSHLSKAIKHMYMKLPQGEKVQAMYIWIDGTGEHLRCKTRTLDHEPKSLEDLPEWNFDGSSTFQSEGSNSDMYLRPAAMFRDPFRKDPNKLVLCEVFKYNRQSAESNLRHTCRRIMDMVSNQHPWFGMEQEYTLLGTDGHPFGWPSNGFPGPQGPYYCGVGADKAYGRDIVEAHYRACLYAGVKIGGTNAEVMPAQWEFQVGPCEGIEMGDHLWIARFILHRVCEDFGVIVSFDPKPIPGNWNGAGCHTNFSTKSMREDGGLKHIEEAIEKLSKRHQYHIRAYDPKGGLDNARRLTGFHETSNINEFSAGVANRGASIRIPRNVGHEKKGYFEDRRPSANCDPYAVTEALVRTCLLNETGDEPFEYKN